From a region of the Streptomyces caniferus genome:
- a CDS encoding sugar kinase: MTAQPVSGGGEAQDGGAAPLPEATPGRPRVPRHPGRPDVFTFGETMVALRGSGPLKLGGTMQVSVAGAESNVAIGLARLGHSVRWAGAVGEDEAGQLVLRTLRAEGVEVSGASTDQDAPTGLLLFEPRLPEVTRVHYYRAGSAGSRLTADVIDRAFRAAPPTVLHLTGITPALSPTARSAALRSLQLAREHGSLVCLDVNFRARLWTAEEACAVLREWIPHVDVLIASDDELPLCLPGGGGAMPAPQSGGAGPAPEGGYRETSPDRERTPDGPQSSEAPSGPADNNEPTNPPLPTIAAQAKLLLDLGVDEIVVKLGAEGATAYTHGGSLHQPAKTVRAVDAVGAGDAFVAGYLSALLDSEEPAGCLERAVTTGAFAVASPGDWEGAPTRAELGMLGAPPGTVVR, translated from the coding sequence ATGACGGCGCAGCCGGTTTCCGGGGGCGGGGAGGCGCAGGACGGGGGCGCCGCTCCCCTCCCCGAGGCCACCCCGGGCCGTCCACGGGTCCCCCGGCACCCGGGCCGCCCGGACGTCTTCACCTTCGGCGAGACCATGGTCGCGCTGCGCGGCAGCGGCCCGCTGAAGCTCGGCGGCACGATGCAGGTCTCCGTCGCCGGAGCGGAGAGCAATGTCGCGATCGGGCTGGCCCGGCTCGGGCACAGCGTCCGCTGGGCGGGCGCGGTCGGCGAGGACGAGGCGGGTCAGCTGGTGCTGCGGACGCTGCGCGCCGAGGGCGTCGAGGTGTCCGGGGCCTCGACCGATCAAGACGCCCCCACCGGGCTGCTCCTCTTCGAGCCGCGGCTGCCCGAGGTCACCCGGGTCCACTACTACCGTGCGGGATCGGCCGGCTCGCGGCTCACGGCAGACGTGATCGACCGCGCCTTCCGCGCAGCCCCGCCCACCGTCCTGCACCTCACGGGCATCACCCCGGCGCTCAGCCCCACGGCTCGCTCGGCGGCCCTGCGATCCCTCCAACTGGCCCGCGAGCACGGCTCCTTGGTCTGTCTCGACGTCAACTTCCGCGCCCGGCTGTGGACCGCCGAGGAAGCCTGTGCGGTCCTCCGCGAGTGGATTCCCCACGTGGATGTCCTGATCGCCTCCGATGACGAGCTCCCGCTGTGCCTGCCGGGAGGCGGGGGTGCGATGCCCGCGCCGCAAAGCGGGGGTGCGGGGCCCGCGCCGGAAGGCGGCTACCGGGAGACCTCGCCGGACCGGGAGCGCACCCCGGACGGACCGCAGAGCTCGGAGGCACCCTCGGGACCAGCCGACAACAACGAACCCACCAACCCCCCTCTCCCCACCATCGCCGCACAGGCCAAACTCCTCCTGGACCTCGGCGTCGACGAGATCGTGGTCAAACTCGGCGCGGAAGGAGCAACGGCCTACACCCACGGGGGCTCCCTGCACCAGCCCGCCAAGACAGTGCGAGCCGTCGATGCCGTAGGGGCCGGCGACGCCTTCGTGGCGGGCTATCTGTCGGCGCTGCTGGACAGCGAGGAGCCGGCCGGGTGCCTGGAGCGCGCCGTCACCACCGGAGCGTTCGCCGTCGCGTCCCCCGGCGACTGGGAGGGCGCGCCGACCCGTGCGGAGCTGGGCATGCTGGGCGCGCCGCCCGGCACCGTCGTCCGCTGA
- a CDS encoding FmdB family zinc ribbon protein encodes MPRYEYRCRPCDSTFELNRPMAESSAPAVCPEGHEDTVKLLSTVAVGGSASAPVRAPSGGGGGGGCCGGGCCG; translated from the coding sequence ATGCCTCGTTACGAATACCGGTGCCGCCCCTGCGACTCCACCTTCGAGCTGAACCGGCCGATGGCCGAGTCCTCCGCCCCGGCCGTGTGCCCCGAAGGCCACGAGGACACCGTGAAGCTCCTCTCCACGGTCGCCGTCGGCGGCTCCGCCTCCGCCCCCGTCCGCGCCCCGAGCGGAGGCGGCGGGGGCGGCGGCTGCTGCGGAGGCGGCTGCTGCGG